The proteins below come from a single Candidatus Rokuibacteriota bacterium genomic window:
- a CDS encoding MFS transporter: protein MPPDLRDAPAPPRRWLLLALLTVAYGMGAFGILGVSPLLPSLVEGFRLTRLDVAFVVPSVYLGGLLFSLPAGHLADRWGVRPTFLGGLALGSAGLALAAAAPRFGIFLACIFLAGVGWSVVNPVLGKAIVDLFPAGERGVAMGIKQMGLTVGGVISALVLPRIAAVLGWRAAVVACAVMMGAPVLASWRPLAPLAVARPGEGGESSAAPAGNWWWLRRPALLMLFGAGVALGMVQSAVLSYLPLYGVEALGFTAIAAGALVASAQAGGAAARLGLGAASDRWLGGRRPLWLVLSSVIAAVIFTSYAVAPTPRPAAAMALAFLAGIGAHGWVGIYFIASAEAGGPRQSGLLSGVAFTAIVVGLMLGAPVFGVVLEARDSYGAAWAVFAALSALVALLMALAGGAIHRECERARGGA, encoded by the coding sequence GTGCCGCCCGACCTCCGCGACGCGCCCGCGCCGCCGCGCCGATGGCTCCTCCTCGCGCTATTGACCGTGGCGTACGGGATGGGCGCCTTCGGCATTCTCGGTGTCTCGCCGCTCTTGCCGAGCCTCGTCGAGGGCTTCCGCCTCACGCGCCTCGACGTCGCGTTCGTCGTGCCGTCCGTCTACCTCGGCGGCCTGCTCTTCTCGCTCCCGGCGGGGCATCTCGCCGATCGCTGGGGCGTGCGGCCGACCTTCCTCGGCGGCCTCGCCCTGGGCTCAGCAGGGCTCGCGCTGGCCGCGGCGGCGCCGCGCTTCGGGATATTCCTCGCCTGTATCTTCCTGGCCGGCGTCGGCTGGAGTGTGGTCAACCCCGTGCTGGGCAAGGCCATCGTCGATCTCTTCCCGGCGGGCGAACGCGGCGTCGCGATGGGGATCAAGCAGATGGGGCTGACGGTGGGCGGCGTCATCTCCGCGCTCGTGCTGCCGCGCATCGCCGCCGTCCTCGGCTGGCGCGCCGCCGTCGTTGCCTGCGCGGTCATGATGGGCGCGCCCGTGCTCGCGAGCTGGCGGCCGCTCGCGCCCCTGGCCGTCGCGCGCCCGGGCGAGGGTGGGGAATCGAGCGCCGCGCCGGCGGGTAATTGGTGGTGGCTCCGGCGGCCCGCGCTTCTGATGCTGTTCGGCGCCGGCGTCGCGCTCGGGATGGTGCAATCGGCGGTGCTGAGCTACCTGCCGCTCTACGGTGTGGAGGCGCTGGGCTTCACGGCGATCGCGGCGGGCGCGCTCGTGGCCTCGGCGCAGGCGGGCGGCGCCGCGGCGCGCCTGGGGCTGGGCGCGGCGAGCGACCGGTGGCTGGGGGGGCGCCGGCCTCTGTGGCTCGTGCTCTCCTCGGTGATCGCCGCCGTCATTTTCACCTCGTACGCCGTGGCGCCCACGCCCCGGCCCGCGGCGGCGATGGCGCTGGCGTTTCTGGCGGGCATCGGCGCGCACGGATGGGTGGGGATCTACTTCATCGCGAGCGCCGAGGCCGGCGGGCCGCGCCAGTCGGGTCTGCTCAGCGGCGTGGCGTTCACGGCGATCGTGGTGGGCCTGATGCTGGGGGCGCCGGTCTTCGGCGTGGTGCTGGAGGCGCGCGATTCCTACGGCGCAGCGTGGGCGGTCTTCGCCGCGCTCTCTGCGCTGGTGGCCCTGCTCATGGCGCTGGCGGGCGGCGCGATCCATCGCGAGTGCGAGCGCGCGAGGGGCGGGGCCTGA
- a CDS encoding amidase, protein MPTTPFRSAKELAAEIRRKKIGCLELLDLYLSRVEKHNPALNAIIATDVEGARKRARAADRALARKQVWGPLHGVPMTIKESYDVVGMPTTWGVPELKDNFPPRNALAVDRLLGAGVVLFGKTNVPIYLADWQSYNAIYGTTNNPWDLSKVPGGSSGGSAAALAAGLTGIDAGSDIGSSIRNPAHYCGVYGHKPTFGVVPPRGQALPGRLAQGDISVIGPLGRSAEDLEIGLAVMAGPDEIDAAGYRLTLPAPRQKALRDFKVAVMLTDPNSEVDAEVQARVQAVADFLAKKKARVSDRARPDIDTSEAQRVYIHLLRAATSGRQTQEEFDKNVQAVRGLSANDASYYARMLRGNTGSHRDWLAANEARHKMRWKWAEFFKQYDLLLCPAAASAAFPHDQQGERWERTIEVNGHRVPTTDQLFWAGYSGMAYLPSTVAPAGFTKAGLPVGVQIIGPQYGDRVCIHMARLLEREYQGFVPPPDYA, encoded by the coding sequence ATGCCCACCACACCGTTCCGTTCGGCGAAGGAGCTGGCGGCCGAGATCCGCCGGAAGAAGATCGGCTGCCTCGAGCTGCTGGATCTCTACCTCTCGCGCGTCGAGAAGCACAATCCGGCGCTCAACGCCATCATCGCCACCGACGTCGAGGGCGCGCGCAAGCGGGCCCGGGCCGCCGACCGCGCGCTCGCGCGCAAGCAGGTGTGGGGGCCGCTCCACGGCGTGCCGATGACGATCAAGGAGTCCTACGACGTCGTCGGCATGCCGACCACGTGGGGCGTGCCCGAGCTGAAGGACAACTTCCCGCCGCGCAACGCGCTTGCCGTCGACCGCCTCCTCGGCGCGGGCGTGGTGCTCTTCGGCAAGACGAACGTGCCGATCTACCTCGCCGACTGGCAGAGCTACAACGCGATCTACGGCACGACCAACAACCCGTGGGACCTGTCGAAGGTGCCGGGGGGATCCTCGGGCGGCTCGGCGGCGGCGCTCGCCGCGGGGCTGACCGGCATCGACGCGGGCAGCGACATCGGCTCGTCCATCCGGAACCCCGCCCACTACTGCGGCGTCTACGGCCACAAGCCGACATTCGGCGTCGTCCCGCCGCGGGGCCAGGCGCTGCCTGGGCGTCTCGCGCAGGGCGACATCTCCGTCATCGGCCCGCTGGGGCGGAGCGCCGAGGATCTCGAGATCGGGCTCGCGGTCATGGCGGGGCCCGACGAGATCGACGCGGCCGGGTACAGGCTCACGCTGCCGGCGCCCCGGCAGAAGGCGCTCCGCGACTTCAAGGTCGCCGTCATGCTGACCGACCCCAACTCCGAGGTGGACGCCGAGGTGCAGGCGAGGGTCCAGGCGGTGGCGGACTTCCTTGCGAAGAAGAAGGCGCGCGTCAGCGACAGGGCGCGGCCGGACATCGACACGAGCGAGGCCCAGCGCGTCTACATCCACCTGCTGCGCGCTGCGACGTCCGGCCGCCAGACGCAGGAGGAGTTCGACAAGAACGTCCAGGCCGTGCGCGGCTTGAGCGCGAACGACGCGAGCTACTACGCGCGCATGCTCCGCGGCAATACCGGCTCGCACCGCGACTGGCTCGCGGCCAACGAGGCGCGGCACAAGATGCGCTGGAAGTGGGCCGAGTTCTTCAAGCAGTACGACCTGCTCCTCTGCCCGGCGGCGGCGTCGGCGGCTTTCCCGCACGACCAGCAGGGCGAGCGCTGGGAGCGGACCATCGAGGTCAACGGCCACCGCGTGCCCACCACCGACCAGCTCTTCTGGGCCGGCTACTCGGGCATGGCGTATCTGCCATCCACGGTGGCACCGGCCGGTTTCACCAAGGCGGGGCTGCCGGTGGGCGTGCAGATCATCGGCCCGCAGTACGGCGACCGCGTGTGCATCCACATGGCGCGGCTGCTCGAGCGCGAGTACCAGGGTTTCGTTCCCCCGCCGGACTACGCATGA
- a CDS encoding aldo/keto reductase — translation MEHRTLGKSGLRVSAMGLGLMSMSGTYGKSDDEQSIRVIHAALDRGVDFLDSSDMYGWGQNETLLGRALKGRRKGVVVATKFGNVQNPDGKGNLVDGRPGYVAQACDASLKRLGVDVIDLYYQHRVDPKVPIEETVGAMARLIERGKVRHLGLSEAAPETIRRGHAVHPIAAVQSEYSLLYRQPAEDSIATCRALGIGYVAYSPLGRGLLSATIKRTADIPEDDRRRQHPRFQDANLDHNMALVARIAEIASSKGCTPSQLALAWLLAQGADIVPIPGTKRLEYLEENLGALAVALTRDDLARLDEAMPPGAAKGTRYPEAQMKAVQL, via the coding sequence ATGGAACATCGCACGCTTGGGAAGAGCGGACTCCGCGTCTCGGCCATGGGGCTCGGCCTGATGTCCATGTCCGGCACCTACGGCAAGAGCGACGACGAGCAGTCCATCCGCGTCATCCACGCCGCCCTCGACCGTGGCGTCGACTTCCTCGACTCCTCGGACATGTACGGCTGGGGGCAGAACGAGACGCTGCTCGGTCGCGCCCTCAAGGGACGGCGGAAGGGCGTCGTGGTCGCCACCAAGTTCGGCAATGTCCAGAACCCGGACGGCAAGGGCAACCTCGTGGACGGCAGGCCAGGGTATGTGGCCCAAGCCTGCGACGCGAGCCTCAAGCGGCTCGGCGTTGACGTCATCGATCTCTACTACCAGCATCGCGTGGACCCCAAGGTGCCCATCGAGGAGACCGTCGGCGCCATGGCGCGGCTCATCGAGCGTGGGAAAGTCCGGCACCTGGGTCTGTCAGAAGCCGCGCCCGAGACGATACGGCGAGGGCATGCCGTCCACCCGATCGCCGCCGTGCAGAGCGAGTACTCGTTGCTCTACCGCCAGCCGGCGGAGGACAGCATCGCCACCTGCCGCGCGCTCGGCATCGGCTACGTCGCCTACTCGCCGCTGGGGCGCGGACTCCTCTCCGCGACGATCAAGCGCACGGCCGACATCCCGGAGGACGACCGCCGCCGGCAGCACCCGCGCTTCCAGGACGCCAACCTCGACCACAACATGGCGCTGGTGGCCCGCATCGCGGAGATCGCTTCGAGCAAAGGCTGCACGCCCTCCCAGCTCGCGCTGGCGTGGCTGCTCGCGCAGGGCGCGGACATCGTGCCCATCCCCGGAACCAAGCGCCTCGAGTATCTCGAAGAGAACCTGGGCGCGCTCGCGGTGGCGCTGACCCGCGACGACCTGGCGCGCCTCGACGAGGCCATGCCGCCCGGCGCGGCCAAGGGCACGCGCTACCCCGAGGCACAGATGAAAGCCGTCCAGCTCTAG
- a CDS encoding NAD(P)-dependent oxidoreductase, which yields MAKRRVVLTGAAGYVAQRMFKELGERWDLVPIDVRPTTRDGKPVPGLVVADLTNPDRNAYRQHFKGADAVIHCGFVSAPGLDATTWQDNGDAKFWAEHKNIALAYNVYRTALEEGVRRVVVASSNHAADYYERLIWAGKMEMVTPDMPHRSDNWYGWAKAAYELLGFVFATGKVDGRKLEIVQWRIGGPRDDDIDQVKPGDIKVMHRALGAYLSRRDQIQQAIRMVEAENIADAHGVPFLIVYGISGNTHRFWSIANAREKIGYAPEDDSQVNFADKIAAIARAAKR from the coding sequence ATGGCCAAGCGGCGCGTGGTGTTGACCGGGGCGGCGGGTTACGTCGCCCAGCGCATGTTCAAGGAACTGGGCGAGCGGTGGGACCTCGTGCCGATCGACGTCCGCCCGACCACGCGCGACGGCAAGCCGGTGCCCGGCCTCGTGGTCGCCGACCTCACGAATCCCGACCGTAACGCGTACCGGCAGCACTTCAAGGGCGCCGACGCCGTCATCCACTGCGGCTTCGTCAGCGCCCCGGGCCTGGACGCGACCACCTGGCAGGATAACGGCGACGCCAAGTTCTGGGCCGAGCACAAGAACATCGCACTCGCCTACAACGTGTACCGGACGGCGCTCGAGGAGGGCGTCCGCCGCGTCGTCGTCGCCTCCTCCAATCACGCCGCCGACTACTACGAGCGGCTGATCTGGGCGGGCAAGATGGAGATGGTGACGCCGGACATGCCGCACCGGTCGGACAACTGGTACGGCTGGGCCAAGGCGGCCTACGAGCTGCTGGGCTTCGTCTTCGCCACCGGCAAGGTAGACGGCCGCAAGCTCGAGATCGTCCAGTGGCGCATCGGCGGCCCGCGCGACGACGACATCGACCAGGTCAAGCCGGGCGACATCAAGGTCATGCACCGGGCCCTCGGCGCCTATCTCTCGCGCCGGGATCAAATCCAGCAGGCCATCCGCATGGTCGAGGCGGAGAACATCGCCGACGCGCACGGCGTGCCGTTTCTCATCGTCTACGGCATCAGCGGCAACACGCACCGCTTCTGGAGCATCGCCAACGCGCGCGAGAAGATCGGCTACGCGCCGGAAGACGACAGCCAGGTCAACTTCGCCGACAAGATCGCCGCGATCGCGCGCGCCGCGAAGCGATAG
- a CDS encoding methyltransferase domain-containing protein, giving the protein MVCALAKVVRHATGIDLTPAMLVRARALAAEKKLTNVSWKQGDVLPLPYADGSFSLVTSRFAFRHFLDPKAPLAEMKRVYAPGGRVAVIDTEASPDAAKAAEFNRMEKLRDPSHVRAMPLTELTGLFAPAGLPAPRVSGYGLESNLESLLGRSFPLPGDADKIREIFTASLGDDRLGIPLARAGERLRYAYPVAILVADKPAA; this is encoded by the coding sequence ATCGTCTGCGCGCTCGCCAAAGTCGTCCGCCACGCGACGGGCATCGATCTCACGCCGGCGATGCTCGTGCGCGCGCGAGCGCTCGCCGCGGAGAAGAAGCTCACGAACGTCAGCTGGAAGCAGGGCGACGTCCTGCCGCTGCCGTACGCCGACGGCTCCTTCTCCCTCGTGACCTCACGCTTCGCCTTCCGCCACTTCCTCGACCCCAAGGCCCCGCTCGCCGAGATGAAGCGCGTCTACGCGCCGGGCGGGAGGGTGGCCGTGATCGACACCGAGGCCTCGCCCGACGCCGCCAAGGCCGCCGAGTTCAACCGGATGGAAAAGCTCCGCGACCCCTCGCACGTGCGCGCCATGCCGCTCACGGAGCTCACGGGCCTGTTCGCCCCGGCGGGGCTGCCGGCCCCGCGCGTGAGCGGCTACGGCCTCGAGAGCAACCTGGAGAGCCTGCTCGGGCGCTCCTTCCCGCTGCCGGGCGACGCCGACAAGATCCGCGAGATCTTCACCGCCTCGCTCGGCGACGACCGCCTCGGCATCCCGCTGGCGCGCGCCGGCGAGCGCCTCCGCTATGCCTACCCCGTCGCCATCCTGGTGGCCGACAAGCCCGCCGCGTAG
- a CDS encoding SIR2 family protein — translation MSTVFVLGAGASIGAKPGGRTKFPGTNELVERIREIVCEREDSYLPALALYLARFAPVRDITLKAGRLHADWDRTNVEELYAAIEFESRITDHLMLASGDRGSGTQFFQEYFSGPYRDAVTQLLRGPYQDWMRACYSASYGSEPFPHLHENFLRIVKMELLDAIAHTLGVLSEEEDTSNFSRLARHFEKGDTVITFNYDLLVEQHLTRERPADWSYLTGYGFRPTSEKCDLRFAGDAPNHPSTFKVLKLHGSSNWHFRFVQGTGDGPPGFVEGYRTVPEPIGVGNRIRDVRPAFFQATDNFFKRVVVEGEPGGYYERFMIPPSTYKAEYNFSAQFLHDPTGSPLPLGSSTMWLPQLLYRLALQALAAAERIVFIGFSMAPADTSIRMLFRAAADANSALRLVEIADPCANVASRIKAVLPRAQSYKRVRSFGELLDEWKV, via the coding sequence GTGTCAACGGTCTTCGTTTTGGGTGCCGGCGCGTCAATCGGGGCAAAGCCCGGAGGCAGGACAAAGTTCCCTGGTACAAACGAACTAGTCGAGCGGATCAGAGAGATCGTTTGCGAAAGGGAGGATTCCTACCTCCCGGCGTTGGCCCTTTACCTGGCTCGGTTCGCGCCCGTTCGGGATATCACTCTAAAGGCTGGCAGACTTCACGCCGACTGGGACCGGACCAATGTCGAAGAGCTTTACGCAGCGATCGAGTTCGAGAGCCGCATCACCGATCACCTAATGCTAGCGAGCGGGGACCGGGGTTCGGGCACCCAATTCTTTCAGGAGTATTTCTCCGGGCCTTACCGGGATGCCGTCACGCAGTTGCTGCGCGGTCCGTATCAAGATTGGATGCGTGCGTGCTACTCGGCTTCTTACGGCAGCGAGCCTTTCCCCCACCTCCATGAGAACTTCCTGCGGATCGTCAAGATGGAGTTACTCGACGCCATCGCCCATACACTTGGGGTGTTGTCGGAGGAAGAGGACACGTCGAACTTTTCTCGCCTGGCACGGCACTTTGAAAAGGGCGACACCGTCATCACGTTCAACTACGACCTCCTGGTCGAACAGCACCTGACCCGGGAGCGCCCAGCGGACTGGTCCTACCTTACGGGGTACGGATTTCGACCGACCTCGGAGAAGTGTGATTTGCGTTTTGCCGGGGATGCTCCCAACCATCCCTCAACGTTTAAGGTGCTGAAGCTTCACGGCTCCAGCAACTGGCACTTTCGGTTCGTCCAGGGTACGGGGGATGGTCCCCCCGGTTTCGTCGAGGGTTACCGCACTGTCCCGGAACCCATTGGTGTAGGGAACCGCATTCGCGACGTTCGTCCAGCGTTCTTCCAAGCTACTGACAACTTCTTCAAACGAGTGGTCGTGGAAGGGGAACCCGGAGGGTACTACGAGCGGTTTATGATCCCGCCCAGCACGTACAAGGCAGAATACAACTTCTCTGCCCAGTTCCTCCACGACCCAACGGGAAGTCCTCTACCGCTCGGCAGTTCAACCATGTGGCTACCGCAATTGCTGTACCGACTCGCGCTGCAAGCCCTCGCGGCTGCGGAGAGGATCGTGTTCATTGGCTTCAGCATGGCACCTGCCGACACGTCGATTCGGATGCTCTTCCGCGCGGCAGCGGATGCAAATTCGGCCCTGCGGCTTGTTGAAATCGCAGACCCGTGTGCTAACGTAGCTAGCCGCATCAAAGCCGTTCTTCCGAGGGCGCAGAGCTATAAGCGTGTGAGGTCTTTCGGGGAACTCCTGGATGAATGGAAGGTGTAG
- a CDS encoding VOC family protein — translation MFKRIDHVEIVTDQPERTVEFFTGVLGFKIRSRDRIDGSPLGVPMSLVYLDLGGTTVELISYEGASVEPAPRNEHLGYRMMALEVDDMQTTVEYLRTKGIEIVWGPKVREKYARAEICDPNGYHIELRQWFP, via the coding sequence ATGTTCAAGAGGATCGACCACGTGGAGATTGTCACGGACCAGCCGGAGCGAACCGTGGAGTTCTTCACCGGGGTACTCGGGTTCAAGATCAGATCACGCGACCGGATCGACGGCTCGCCTCTTGGCGTGCCGATGAGCCTTGTGTACCTGGACCTGGGTGGCACGACAGTCGAGCTCATTTCGTACGAGGGCGCTTCCGTCGAGCCCGCCCCACGAAACGAGCACCTTGGATACCGTATGATGGCGCTCGAAGTCGACGACATGCAGACAACGGTCGAGTACCTGAGAACGAAGGGGATCGAGATCGTCTGGGGGCCGAAAGTTCGGGAGAAGTACGCCAGAGCGGAGATCTGCGATCCCAACGGCTACCACATCGAGCTCAGGCAGTGGTTCCCCTGA
- a CDS encoding type II toxin-antitoxin system prevent-host-death family antitoxin, with protein sequence MTSRAKRLKSSPSSRKLKRRVGLPTAGRRVRQAALAEVKDDLSRFLRLAESEEILITRHGRPAGVLIGFGTEDDWFDYRLEHHPEFLRRVAEARAAFRSGRGVRLEDLPS encoded by the coding sequence ATGACGTCACGCGCGAAGCGGTTGAAGTCCTCGCCATCGTCACGAAAGCTGAAGCGGCGCGTTGGCTTGCCGACCGCGGGACGCCGGGTGCGCCAGGCGGCGCTGGCTGAGGTCAAGGACGACCTCTCGCGATTCCTGCGCCTGGCGGAGTCCGAGGAGATCCTCATCACGCGGCACGGAAGGCCTGCCGGCGTCCTGATCGGATTCGGGACGGAGGATGACTGGTTCGACTATCGTTTGGAGCATCATCCGGAGTTCCTCCGGCGAGTCGCGGAAGCGCGGGCAGCCTTCAGGAGTGGGCGCGGTGTCCGGCTCGAGGATCTCCCGTCATGA
- a CDS encoding enoyl-CoA hydratase-related protein: MSDEVLCAVDGGVATVTLNRPGQRNAMNMALLAALRARFEELDGNRDVRVVVVRGAGSAFCSGMDLKEMEERRGVPGDPESGVIEVLQRVERSRHPTIAMVHGDAIAGGCELALHCDLRVASEVARFGMPLARIGLVVPFTLGQKLVEVIGPAHTRHLLFTGQPIDAKRSLEIGMVHQVVGSAELEAATYQLAQSIARNAPLALAGIKATILRAVSLRESIPHADLDEASARARQSADASEGRRAMLEKRRPIFRGE; encoded by the coding sequence ATGTCAGACGAGGTGCTCTGCGCGGTAGACGGCGGCGTCGCCACTGTCACGCTCAATCGCCCCGGCCAGCGCAACGCCATGAACATGGCGCTCCTGGCAGCGCTGCGCGCCCGCTTCGAGGAGCTGGACGGCAACCGCGACGTCCGCGTCGTGGTCGTGCGAGGTGCCGGCTCCGCCTTCTGCTCCGGCATGGACCTCAAGGAGATGGAGGAGCGGCGCGGCGTTCCGGGCGACCCCGAGAGCGGCGTCATCGAGGTCCTCCAGCGCGTCGAGCGCTCGAGACATCCGACGATCGCCATGGTCCACGGCGACGCGATCGCTGGCGGCTGCGAGCTCGCGCTCCACTGCGACCTGCGCGTCGCCTCGGAAGTTGCGCGCTTCGGCATGCCGCTGGCGCGGATCGGCCTCGTCGTCCCCTTCACGCTCGGCCAGAAGCTGGTCGAGGTGATCGGCCCGGCCCACACGCGGCACCTCCTCTTCACCGGCCAGCCCATCGACGCCAAGCGATCGCTGGAGATCGGCATGGTCCACCAGGTCGTCGGGTCAGCGGAGCTGGAAGCTGCGACCTATCAGCTGGCGCAGAGCATCGCCCGCAACGCGCCGCTGGCCCTCGCGGGAATCAAGGCGACGATCCTCCGCGCGGTGTCGCTCCGCGAGAGCATCCCGCACGCCGACCTCGACGAGGCGTCCGCGCGCGCGCGGCAGAGCGCCGACGCGAGCGAGGGCCGCCGCGCCATGCTGGAGAAGCGCCGGCCAATCTTCCGCGGCGAGTGA
- a CDS encoding LLM class F420-dependent oxidoreductase — protein MGKKRWSLSVPMDGFPLPELADVAREAERLGYTDAWSFEVDGVDGFTPLAVIGTATGMRLGTAIVNVYTRGPATLANTAAGLADLAPGRFILGIGSGSQLIVESWNGGAFVKPATRVRETAQVLRSMLAGERVVFKGQTISVDGFRLTRVPSSPVPIYIAALRPGMLRVAGEVGDGVILNWNSPEDVPKSVAIVRDAAQKAGRDPEAIEVTARLVVNLDTLGPESDQIIRRHIAAYMNVPVYRAYQEWLGRTPALQPMWDKWAAGDRKGAVAAIPSTVVEELIVRGPLPAIRARVQRYLDHGIDTAFLQFQTNDPDPARRRALVLDAMRGLAPSTRS, from the coding sequence ATGGGAAAGAAGCGATGGTCGCTGTCGGTGCCGATGGACGGCTTTCCGCTCCCGGAACTAGCGGATGTCGCCCGCGAGGCGGAGCGCCTGGGCTACACGGACGCATGGTCGTTCGAGGTGGACGGCGTGGACGGCTTCACCCCGCTTGCCGTGATCGGGACGGCCACCGGCATGCGGCTCGGCACCGCGATCGTCAACGTCTACACGCGAGGGCCCGCCACGCTCGCCAACACGGCCGCCGGGCTCGCGGATCTTGCCCCCGGCCGCTTCATCCTCGGCATCGGCTCGGGCTCCCAGCTGATCGTGGAGTCGTGGAACGGCGGCGCCTTCGTCAAGCCCGCCACCCGCGTGCGTGAGACGGCGCAGGTGCTCCGATCGATGCTGGCGGGCGAGCGCGTCGTCTTCAAGGGCCAGACCATCTCGGTGGACGGCTTCAGGCTGACGCGCGTGCCTTCGAGCCCCGTCCCCATCTACATCGCGGCCCTCCGCCCCGGCATGCTCAGGGTCGCCGGCGAGGTCGGCGACGGCGTCATCCTCAACTGGAACTCGCCCGAGGATGTCCCGAAGTCCGTCGCGATCGTGCGCGATGCGGCGCAGAAGGCCGGCCGCGACCCCGAAGCCATCGAGGTGACCGCCCGTCTCGTCGTCAACCTGGACACGCTCGGCCCCGAGTCGGACCAAATCATCCGGCGGCATATCGCCGCCTACATGAACGTGCCCGTCTACCGCGCCTACCAGGAATGGCTCGGCCGCACGCCCGCGCTCCAGCCGATGTGGGACAAGTGGGCGGCCGGGGATCGCAAGGGCGCCGTCGCGGCCATCCCGTCGACGGTTGTCGAGGAGCTGATCGTGCGCGGCCCCCTGCCCGCGATCCGGGCGCGGGTACAGCGCTACCTCGACCACGGCATCGACACGGCCTTCCTTCAGTTCCAGACCAATGACCCCGACCCGGCGCGCCGGCGCGCTCTCGTGCTCGACGCCATGCGCGGGCTGGCGCCATCCACCCGCTCCTAG
- a CDS encoding acyl-CoA dehydrogenase family protein: MTLFPGFTLPDELRILREQIRRFIQEEIIPLEQRLDPDAPDIPDEDFARLSAKTKAAGLWALGAKEEYGGGGLDTFSMCVALEEMSQHRMGLYNPGCGVFGRYPPPAIWAGSKAQIEKYAVPAIRDGAKTFFAITEPSGGSDPAGAIQTRAEKRGDRWVLNGRKVFISRAHDAPWGIVWARTDKAKGRAGISCFILERGAPGFTARPIRTIRTSAIPNDVVFEDCEIPAENLIGEEGQGLDLAFDLLVKQRFPYAACNLGVAVAAHRMAVAHAKQRSTFGAPLSQRQSIQWMLADAEVEIRAARWLTWEGAWKADRGEDARVEASIAKLYSSEVLGRVIDAAVQIHGGYGVSKEFPLERWYREARVRRIGEGPSEVHRMVIARSLFR; the protein is encoded by the coding sequence ATGACGCTGTTTCCCGGATTCACGCTGCCCGACGAGCTCCGCATCCTCCGCGAGCAGATCCGCCGCTTCATCCAGGAGGAGATCATCCCGCTCGAGCAGCGGCTGGACCCCGACGCGCCCGATATCCCCGACGAAGACTTCGCGCGCCTGTCTGCCAAGACCAAGGCGGCGGGGCTCTGGGCCCTCGGCGCCAAGGAAGAGTATGGCGGCGGCGGGCTCGACACCTTCAGCATGTGCGTGGCGCTCGAGGAGATGTCCCAGCACCGCATGGGCCTCTACAACCCCGGCTGCGGTGTCTTCGGCCGCTACCCGCCGCCCGCGATCTGGGCCGGGAGCAAGGCGCAGATCGAGAAGTACGCGGTGCCGGCCATCCGCGACGGGGCAAAGACCTTCTTCGCGATCACCGAGCCGTCGGGCGGCTCCGATCCCGCGGGCGCTATCCAGACGCGCGCCGAGAAGCGCGGCGACCGCTGGGTGCTGAACGGGCGCAAGGTGTTCATCTCGCGCGCCCACGACGCGCCGTGGGGGATCGTGTGGGCCCGCACCGACAAGGCCAAGGGGCGCGCCGGCATCTCGTGCTTCATTCTCGAGCGCGGCGCTCCCGGCTTCACCGCGCGGCCCATCCGCACGATCCGGACCTCGGCCATTCCCAACGACGTCGTCTTCGAGGACTGCGAGATCCCGGCGGAGAACCTCATCGGCGAGGAAGGGCAGGGGCTCGACCTGGCTTTCGATCTCCTCGTGAAGCAGCGCTTCCCCTACGCGGCCTGTAACCTGGGCGTGGCCGTCGCCGCGCACCGGATGGCCGTGGCGCACGCCAAGCAGCGCTCGACCTTCGGCGCTCCGCTCTCCCAGCGCCAGTCGATCCAGTGGATGCTCGCCGACGCCGAGGTGGAGATTCGCGCGGCGCGCTGGCTCACGTGGGAGGGCGCGTGGAAGGCCGACCGCGGCGAGGACGCGCGCGTCGAGGCCTCCATCGCCAAGCTCTACTCGAGCGAGGTGCTCGGGCGCGTGATCGACGCCGCGGTGCAGATCCACGGCGGCTACGGCGTCAGCAAGGAGTTCCCGCTCGAGCGCTGGTACCGAGAGGCCCGCGTGCGCCGCATCGGCGAGGGCCCGTCCGAAGTGCACCGCATGGTCATCGCCCGGTCTCTCTTCCGGTAG